A single window of Micrococcaceae bacterium Sec5.1 DNA harbors:
- a CDS encoding helix-turn-helix domain-containing protein has protein sequence MQQDVEEIVERVALKLGRGLSLEDLDGVLLAYSSNQSHADRVRVNFLLSKRVPSDVSAWQLSHGISTAVRPVVVPANDELGMLGRVCVPLLVRGFRVGYLWVQQDLEEQTATAILAELPGVRDELDLLAGLLLDSNTAESEFRRRREQEFLAACAGESNAVAAVAGWKEIQGRGPWQLVTILDADGGGTDVDPIAATLTHRTAALQSTIGVNAALFSAGTETHSVVLFRESGGRADHAQVLVHYQLELAKRAGRAVDRVILGISEPFQVIRQLAGAYRQSKVAAQAAAVDPPLGELVESRAVGVYQLFDRLQAPGGWDDTGSVHFRTLEDADKNGELLPVLELLYDNDSSVQDVAAKLHLHRSSIYNRLGRIRQLIGADPLSGGIRLELHAALKAQRWASRPRI, from the coding sequence ATGCAGCAGGACGTCGAGGAGATCGTTGAACGCGTGGCGCTCAAGCTGGGCAGGGGGCTGTCCCTGGAGGACCTCGACGGCGTCCTCCTCGCCTACAGTTCCAACCAATCCCACGCCGACCGCGTCCGGGTGAACTTCCTCCTGAGCAAGCGCGTTCCGAGCGATGTCAGCGCTTGGCAGCTCTCGCACGGCATCTCGACGGCGGTGCGCCCCGTTGTTGTTCCGGCGAACGACGAGCTGGGCATGCTCGGCCGGGTCTGCGTCCCGCTGCTCGTGCGCGGTTTTCGGGTGGGCTACTTGTGGGTGCAGCAGGACCTTGAGGAGCAAACCGCGACGGCGATACTCGCCGAATTGCCCGGCGTGCGTGACGAACTGGACTTGTTGGCTGGTTTGCTGCTCGATTCCAACACGGCCGAATCAGAGTTCCGAAGGAGGCGGGAGCAGGAGTTCCTGGCTGCCTGCGCCGGGGAGTCGAACGCAGTGGCAGCGGTGGCCGGTTGGAAAGAGATCCAGGGCCGCGGTCCGTGGCAACTGGTGACTATCCTGGATGCGGATGGTGGGGGAACCGACGTCGACCCCATTGCCGCAACGCTAACCCACCGGACAGCAGCGTTGCAGTCTACTATTGGTGTGAATGCCGCGCTATTCAGCGCTGGGACGGAGACGCATTCGGTCGTTCTGTTCCGGGAATCCGGAGGCCGGGCGGACCACGCCCAGGTCCTGGTGCACTATCAATTGGAGCTCGCTAAGCGGGCGGGCCGCGCGGTGGACCGTGTGATCTTGGGCATTAGCGAGCCGTTCCAAGTCATTCGGCAGTTGGCAGGCGCCTACAGGCAATCGAAAGTAGCAGCACAGGCCGCGGCCGTGGATCCGCCCCTTGGGGAGCTGGTGGAGAGCCGGGCGGTTGGCGTGTATCAACTCTTCGATCGTCTTCAAGCGCCGGGCGGCTGGGATGACACGGGCTCCGTTCATTTCCGCACCTTGGAAGACGCGGACAAGAACGGCGAACTCCTGCCCGTGCTGGAACTGCTCTACGACAACGACAGCTCGGTGCAGGACGTCGCAGCGAAACTCCACCTCCACAGGAGCAGCATCTACAACCGCCTCGGCCGGATCCGCCAACTCATCGGAGCTGATCCGTTGAGCGGTGGGATCCGGCTCGAGTTGCACGCTGCATTGAAGGCCCAAAGGTGGGCCTCGCGGCCCCGGATCTAG
- a CDS encoding ABC transporter family substrate-binding protein — MKKYTTIGGVAVAAALLLTACGGGTPSGPASQKAEEAGGDISKLISVNAKEAKDLQQGGTVTLAVGSIGPDFNGFSNVGNSADNSALMTPVNTASINSGGIGGCWKLDFDGKAEPNKDFCEDVKSEVKDGKQTITIKVNDKATWNDGTPIDVKTFENTWKMLKGEDKSIDIVSAGAYAFVDSVKAGANDKEVIVTTTQPVFPLEGLFFGLIHPAINTAEIFNTGFAGNMHPEWMAGPFKVENYDTTAKTVTMVPNDKWWGQKPVLDKVVWRQMEPSATIAAFKNGEIDAANGRTLGRYKQLEGTKDADVRRGQRLFAGGLNLNAKRPALTDVAVRKAIFTAVDRKAIRDVRFNGLNWSEESSGSMMLMPFSEYYQDNYPVKDTGAEQAKKVLTDAGYAPNDKGIMAKDGVPVAFKITNFGDDPTTAATSQTLQNQLKAAGMDVTIDQRGDADFGKVIGGREFDVTISGYTVGADATDAVKQFYDSSTNENGLGDAELDAEIKRLATIADDAERNKAAMNVEKKHMEKYFSMGTVLNGPEIQFVRTGLANYGPSLFKSLSNVPDWTTLGWEKGAKK, encoded by the coding sequence ATGAAGAAGTACACGACGATCGGCGGCGTAGCAGTTGCAGCAGCACTATTGCTGACCGCTTGCGGCGGGGGAACGCCGTCGGGTCCGGCCTCCCAGAAGGCCGAAGAAGCTGGCGGCGACATCAGCAAGCTCATTAGCGTTAACGCCAAGGAAGCCAAAGACCTCCAGCAGGGCGGCACTGTCACCCTTGCTGTAGGCAGCATTGGCCCGGACTTTAACGGCTTCTCCAATGTGGGCAACAGCGCAGACAACTCGGCGCTGATGACCCCGGTAAATACGGCTTCCATCAACAGCGGCGGCATTGGCGGCTGCTGGAAGTTGGACTTCGACGGCAAAGCAGAGCCCAACAAGGACTTCTGCGAAGACGTCAAGAGCGAAGTCAAGGACGGCAAGCAGACCATCACCATCAAGGTCAACGACAAGGCGACCTGGAACGATGGAACGCCGATTGACGTCAAGACCTTCGAGAACACGTGGAAGATGCTGAAGGGCGAAGACAAGTCAATCGACATCGTTTCCGCCGGCGCCTACGCGTTCGTTGACTCGGTCAAGGCCGGCGCCAACGACAAAGAAGTCATTGTTACCACCACCCAGCCGGTCTTCCCGCTGGAGGGTCTCTTCTTCGGACTGATCCACCCCGCGATCAACACAGCGGAAATCTTCAACACGGGCTTCGCCGGCAACATGCACCCCGAGTGGATGGCCGGCCCGTTCAAGGTTGAAAACTACGACACCACAGCAAAAACGGTCACCATGGTTCCCAATGACAAGTGGTGGGGACAGAAGCCCGTCCTCGACAAGGTCGTCTGGCGCCAAATGGAACCCAGCGCTACGATTGCCGCCTTCAAGAACGGTGAAATCGACGCCGCCAATGGCCGTACGCTCGGCCGCTACAAGCAGCTCGAAGGTACCAAAGACGCTGACGTTCGTCGTGGCCAGCGCCTGTTCGCAGGTGGCCTTAACCTGAACGCCAAGCGCCCGGCCCTTACTGACGTTGCCGTGCGCAAGGCGATCTTCACCGCAGTGGACCGCAAGGCCATCCGCGATGTCCGCTTCAACGGCCTGAACTGGTCCGAGGAAAGCTCGGGCTCCATGATGCTCATGCCGTTCTCGGAGTACTACCAGGACAACTACCCCGTGAAGGACACCGGAGCTGAGCAGGCCAAGAAGGTCCTCACGGATGCTGGCTATGCCCCGAATGACAAGGGCATCATGGCGAAGGATGGCGTCCCCGTGGCCTTCAAGATCACCAACTTCGGCGACGACCCCACCACGGCCGCAACCTCGCAGACCCTGCAGAATCAACTCAAGGCTGCCGGCATGGATGTCACCATCGACCAACGCGGTGACGCCGACTTCGGGAAGGTCATCGGTGGCCGCGAGTTCGACGTGACCATCTCCGGTTACACCGTGGGCGCGGATGCCACCGACGCCGTGAAGCAGTTCTACGATTCGTCGACCAACGAAAACGGTCTGGGCGATGCTGAGCTCGACGCTGAAATCAAGCGTCTTGCGACCATTGCTGATGACGCTGAGCGCAACAAGGCTGCCATGAACGTTGAGAAGAAGCACATGGAGAAGTACTTCTCCATGGGCACCGTCCTCAACGGCCCGGAGATCCAGTTCGTTCGCACGGGCCTGGCCAACTATGGCCCGTCCCTCTTCAAGAGCCTGTCCAACGTTCCGGACTGGACCACTCTCGGATGGGAAAAAGGCGCCAAGAAGTAA
- a CDS encoding AEC family transporter, producing the protein MGGVVSGILIVASVIAVGYFAARYKVLAPDVQSALTRTAFYITNPALLFTVVGKSDIRAALGVDAPLALLSAAVIGLLYCLLSFVFFRRPVAETAVGAMASSYANANNIGIPVSLYAVGTAQHVAPVLLVQLLIMAPFYLSVLGVAGGTKISWKRMLLQPFSNPMIIASGLGVVMALTGWEAPELVQKPIDMLAGAAVPMVLLAFGMSLAGKAPLQKGDGRVETVVATTLKVAGMPVVVWALGRFVFGLEGQHLLASVIMAALPTAQNVFLFASPYGRGMTMARDVILCTTVLCIGALVMVAWLLG; encoded by the coding sequence GTGGGCGGCGTTGTCTCGGGGATCCTCATCGTCGCTTCGGTCATTGCGGTGGGATATTTCGCCGCCCGCTACAAAGTGCTGGCCCCTGATGTCCAAAGTGCACTGACTCGAACGGCCTTCTACATCACCAATCCTGCGCTGCTGTTCACCGTGGTAGGGAAAAGCGATATCCGTGCCGCGCTCGGGGTCGACGCCCCTCTTGCGCTCCTGTCAGCAGCCGTTATAGGCCTTCTCTATTGTTTGCTGAGCTTCGTGTTCTTCCGGCGGCCAGTCGCGGAAACGGCAGTAGGTGCCATGGCAAGCAGTTATGCCAACGCGAACAACATTGGCATTCCTGTCTCGTTGTATGCAGTGGGCACGGCGCAGCACGTTGCTCCAGTCCTTCTGGTTCAACTCCTGATCATGGCACCCTTCTACCTCAGCGTCCTGGGCGTGGCAGGTGGCACAAAAATCTCGTGGAAACGAATGTTGTTGCAGCCCTTCTCCAATCCCATGATTATCGCCTCGGGGCTGGGAGTGGTGATGGCTCTGACGGGGTGGGAGGCTCCGGAACTCGTCCAGAAACCCATCGACATGCTGGCCGGCGCGGCCGTGCCCATGGTTCTGTTGGCTTTTGGCATGTCGCTGGCAGGCAAGGCACCTCTCCAAAAGGGGGATGGCCGCGTGGAGACCGTGGTGGCAACCACCCTGAAGGTGGCGGGCATGCCCGTGGTGGTCTGGGCGCTGGGACGCTTTGTGTTCGGCTTGGAGGGTCAGCACCTCTTGGCCAGCGTCATCATGGCCGCACTTCCAACCGCCCAGAACGTCTTCCTTTTCGCTTCTCCCTACGGACGCGGAATGACAATGGCCAGGGACGTCATCCTCTGCACAACGGTGCTCTGCATCGGGGCGCTGGTCATGGTCGCTTGGCTGCTGGGTTAG
- a CDS encoding type II toxin-antitoxin system RelE/ParE family toxin, with translation MSSYRVELSSGAAKQLRKLDLPIRRRLLLAIADLESNPRPDGVKKLNGTSNAWRIRIGDYRVLYEIHEDELVVLIFRSARRREVY, from the coding sequence TTGAGTTCGTATCGTGTGGAGTTAAGCAGCGGCGCGGCAAAACAGCTACGGAAGCTCGACCTTCCAATTCGGCGAAGATTGCTCCTGGCGATCGCCGATCTGGAAAGCAACCCTCGACCCGACGGGGTGAAGAAACTCAATGGCACATCAAATGCTTGGCGGATTCGAATAGGCGACTACCGGGTGCTCTACGAGATTCACGAAGACGAACTCGTCGTCCTGATCTTCCGCAGCGCGCGCCGGAGGGAGGTTTACTGA
- a CDS encoding ABC transporter permease, producing MTNIIDPIAEIDESRVADQDVVIGKSRIIFRRFMRNRTAVAGLFIFLALFLFSLFGGFLTPWDKDTIDPLNIGMAPSPDHFLGTSQAGIDLMALIVEGTRISIFIGLIVGGVSVLISAVYGCTMAFFGGKVDAVMLFILEALIMMPAILVVAVATSGGGGLKDLPSWLLLIIVLLFFSWMGTARLVRSLSMSLMQRDYVKAAKYMGVPSRKIVWRHLVPNIGSLLVLDFTRGITGAVLAEVAFSFIGIGIKLPDVSLGVLIGQATGQVSSFPWMFWVPLTVMFLLTGSLAMMNDGLRDAFDPSSSSIGRAKTKTAKAAK from the coding sequence ATGACGAACATCATTGATCCGATTGCGGAAATCGACGAGTCAAGGGTTGCCGACCAGGACGTCGTGATTGGGAAGTCCCGCATTATCTTCCGTCGTTTCATGCGGAACCGTACCGCCGTCGCCGGTTTGTTCATCTTCCTGGCGCTGTTCCTCTTCTCCTTGTTCGGCGGATTCCTGACGCCCTGGGACAAGGACACGATCGATCCCCTCAACATCGGCATGGCACCATCACCGGATCACTTCCTGGGTACGTCGCAGGCCGGCATTGACCTTATGGCGCTCATCGTTGAAGGCACACGGATCTCCATCTTTATCGGCCTGATCGTGGGCGGCGTATCTGTCCTGATCTCCGCCGTCTACGGCTGCACCATGGCGTTCTTCGGGGGCAAAGTGGACGCCGTCATGTTGTTCATCCTTGAAGCCCTCATCATGATGCCGGCCATCCTGGTGGTGGCAGTGGCCACCAGCGGAGGTGGCGGACTCAAGGACCTTCCCAGCTGGCTCCTGCTGATCATCGTGCTGCTGTTCTTCAGCTGGATGGGCACCGCCCGCCTGGTGCGCTCCTTGTCGATGTCCCTCATGCAGCGGGACTACGTCAAAGCCGCCAAGTATATGGGTGTTCCCTCCCGCAAGATCGTGTGGCGTCACCTCGTCCCCAACATCGGCTCACTGTTGGTCCTCGATTTCACCCGCGGTATTACCGGGGCCGTCCTGGCCGAAGTGGCGTTCTCCTTCATCGGCATCGGCATCAAACTCCCCGATGTCAGCCTGGGAGTCCTCATCGGCCAGGCCACCGGACAAGTGTCCTCGTTCCCGTGGATGTTCTGGGTACCGCTGACCGTCATGTTCCTCCTAACCGGTTCGCTGGCCATGATGAACGACGGCCTCCGAGACGCCTTCGACCCCAGCTCCAGTTCCATCGGTCGGGCCAAGACCAAGACCGCAAAGGCTGCCAAATGA
- a CDS encoding sigma-70 family RNA polymerase sigma factor, protein MLNPLADEYVQTDDDDPALLFTDAYNQFSGPVFGYLRARGVDDPEAVTQDVFLALYPKLPDLQGGLQGARTLLFSIAHARMVDHYRKRERTPDSAPYEAELDARRAPSAEDQAFGRGSLGVTELLEDLAADYREVLALRVVADLSVEETAAIMGKSQGAIKQLQRRALSALRKSALRRNGTP, encoded by the coding sequence GTGCTAAACCCACTAGCTGATGAATATGTGCAGACGGACGACGACGATCCCGCTCTGCTCTTCACCGATGCCTACAACCAGTTCTCAGGGCCGGTTTTCGGTTACCTCCGCGCCCGTGGTGTGGACGATCCCGAAGCCGTCACGCAGGATGTCTTCCTTGCCCTGTATCCGAAGCTGCCGGACCTGCAGGGTGGCCTCCAAGGGGCCAGGACCCTGCTGTTCTCGATCGCCCACGCGCGCATGGTGGACCATTATCGCAAGCGTGAACGGACCCCGGATTCAGCTCCATACGAGGCAGAGCTGGACGCGCGGCGGGCGCCCTCGGCAGAAGACCAGGCATTTGGCCGCGGCAGCCTGGGTGTCACGGAACTTCTGGAGGACCTCGCTGCGGATTATCGCGAGGTCCTGGCATTGAGGGTGGTGGCTGACCTCTCCGTGGAAGAAACGGCGGCCATCATGGGCAAATCCCAAGGTGCAATAAAACAACTGCAGCGCAGGGCATTGAGTGCACTGAGGAAAAGTGCACTACGAAGGAATGGCACACCATGA
- the ald gene encoding alanine dehydrogenase — MIIGVPKEIKNNEFRVAITAAGVHEFRTHGHTVLVERGAGLGSGITDEEYSIAGAEIVADADDVWGRADMVMKVKEPIKAEYHRFRKGLILFTYLHLAAEPELTAELINSGVTAIAYETVQEGRTLPLLAPMSEVAGRLSVVVGASSLMAPAGGKGILLGGVPGVRPAKVVVLGAGVAGTNAAAMALGLGADVTIMDININRLRELDALYQGRLKTVASNAYEIEKSVVDADLVIGSVLIPGAKAPKLVTNELVSRMKPGSVLVDIAVDQGGCFEDTHPTTHQEPTYKVHNSIFYCVANMPGAVPNTSTYALTNVTLRYAVALANLGVKAAFDRDPALAAGLNIAAGHVAHHSVSEAHNLPLVADWHSVVTA, encoded by the coding sequence ATGATCATCGGCGTCCCTAAAGAAATCAAGAACAACGAGTTCCGCGTAGCCATCACGGCCGCCGGTGTCCACGAGTTCCGCACTCACGGACACACCGTTCTGGTTGAGCGGGGCGCGGGCTTGGGCTCTGGCATCACGGACGAGGAGTACTCGATCGCCGGCGCCGAAATCGTTGCCGACGCGGACGACGTCTGGGGCCGGGCCGACATGGTTATGAAGGTCAAGGAACCCATCAAGGCCGAGTACCACCGCTTCCGCAAGGGCCTGATCCTCTTCACGTACCTGCACCTGGCCGCCGAGCCCGAGCTCACCGCCGAGCTCATCAACTCCGGTGTCACGGCCATCGCCTACGAAACGGTCCAGGAAGGACGCACCCTTCCGCTGCTCGCCCCGATGTCAGAGGTTGCAGGGCGCCTGTCCGTGGTTGTCGGCGCTTCCTCGCTGATGGCACCGGCCGGCGGCAAGGGCATCCTCCTTGGCGGCGTACCGGGTGTCCGTCCGGCCAAAGTTGTTGTCCTCGGCGCAGGTGTTGCGGGAACCAACGCCGCCGCCATGGCACTGGGCCTCGGTGCTGATGTCACCATCATGGACATCAACATCAACCGGCTGCGGGAACTCGACGCTCTCTACCAGGGCCGCTTGAAGACCGTGGCATCCAACGCCTACGAGATCGAGAAGTCAGTTGTCGACGCAGATCTCGTGATCGGTTCCGTCCTGATCCCCGGCGCCAAGGCGCCCAAGCTCGTCACCAACGAACTTGTTTCCCGTATGAAGCCGGGCTCTGTCCTGGTGGACATCGCCGTGGACCAGGGCGGTTGCTTCGAGGACACACACCCCACCACCCACCAGGAACCGACGTACAAGGTCCACAACTCGATCTTCTACTGCGTTGCCAACATGCCAGGCGCTGTTCCCAACACCTCCACGTACGCACTGACCAACGTCACCCTGCGCTACGCCGTGGCACTGGCCAACCTGGGCGTCAAGGCCGCATTCGACCGCGACCCCGCCCTGGCCGCAGGCCTCAACATCGCTGCAGGCCACGTGGCACACCACTCGGTTTCGGAGGCGCACAACCTGCCCCTCGTGGCCGACTGGCACAGCGTGGTTACCGCCTAG
- a CDS encoding Gfo/Idh/MocA family oxidoreductase: MTSRPIRTAIAGFGLSGSVFHAPFIASNTSYDLAVIATSDAQRQAKAAERYPQAKIVNTPQDILALADELDLVVLGTPPATHYPLARAALEARLDVVVDKPFVVHSEQGEELIQLAAEAGRVLTVYQNRRWDGDALTLKKLLDAGTLGTVTRFEAGMERWAPEIAKAWKASATAEVGGGVLFDLGAHVLDLAVQFFGPAHVTYAEIMARRPQEKADDDVFIALQHESGVVSHVTMNLNSHLHGPRFRVLGTNGGFVKFGTDPQEPFVLGGGLPTDAEYGVEPTENYGTLESAGQRRTITTERGAYPEFYRLLAEKINDGGAASARSAPVDPADSVEVLKLIEQARAAARKNILGKA; encoded by the coding sequence ATGACTTCCAGGCCGATCCGCACCGCCATCGCAGGTTTTGGGTTATCGGGCAGCGTGTTCCATGCGCCCTTCATTGCAAGCAACACTTCGTATGACCTTGCCGTCATTGCCACATCAGACGCCCAAAGGCAGGCAAAGGCGGCTGAACGGTACCCGCAGGCAAAGATAGTCAACACGCCGCAGGACATCCTGGCACTAGCCGACGAACTGGATCTCGTCGTTCTTGGCACACCGCCTGCGACTCACTATCCGCTGGCGAGAGCCGCGCTGGAAGCCAGGCTCGACGTCGTCGTCGATAAGCCGTTTGTTGTCCACAGCGAGCAAGGTGAGGAGCTGATCCAACTCGCCGCAGAAGCGGGCCGCGTTCTCACTGTCTACCAAAACCGCCGCTGGGACGGAGACGCGCTCACCCTGAAGAAACTGCTCGACGCCGGGACGCTGGGCACCGTGACCAGGTTTGAAGCGGGGATGGAGCGCTGGGCACCCGAGATCGCCAAAGCGTGGAAGGCTAGCGCTACTGCCGAGGTCGGCGGTGGGGTCCTGTTCGACCTCGGTGCACACGTGCTGGACCTGGCCGTCCAGTTCTTCGGACCGGCGCACGTCACCTATGCCGAGATCATGGCACGACGTCCGCAGGAGAAGGCCGACGACGACGTCTTCATCGCGCTTCAGCACGAATCCGGCGTCGTCAGCCACGTGACCATGAACCTCAACAGCCACCTTCACGGACCGCGTTTTCGCGTGCTGGGCACCAACGGTGGATTTGTAAAGTTCGGCACCGATCCACAGGAGCCCTTTGTTCTGGGCGGTGGACTGCCGACGGATGCTGAGTACGGCGTCGAACCTACCGAAAATTACGGGACCCTTGAGTCGGCTGGCCAGCGCCGAACCATCACCACCGAGCGCGGCGCATATCCTGAGTTCTATCGCCTCTTGGCCGAAAAGATCAACGACGGCGGTGCGGCCTCCGCGCGTTCCGCACCTGTGGATCCGGCTGACTCAGTGGAAGTGCTGAAGCTGATCGAACAGGCACGTGCCGCGGCCAGGAAAAATATTTTGGGGAAGGCGTAA
- a CDS encoding ABC transporter ATP-binding protein, whose amino-acid sequence MSTNISHTPAERLRDAGLYAPGDAVLSVRDLNVRFNSENGVVHAVRGVDFDLMPGKTLGIVGESGSGKSVTSMAIMGLLPETADISGSVRYKGKELLGLSDKAMCKHRGSDIAMVFQDPLSSLTPVYTVGNQIIEALTVHNPTMSKQAKEARAVELLRMVGIPSPKDRLKAFPHEFSGGMRQRVMIAIAIANDPRVLIADEPTTALDVTIQAQVLEVLHTAQEETGAAVVMITHDLGVVAGMADDIMVMYAGKPVETGTVEDIYYNPRMPYTMGLLGAVPRVDTANKQSLVPIEGTPPNLALPVTGCSFAPRCPLASDACLHGEPELFSVPGSLGHRAACIKTDELSGDADAHQIFQAPPKPVSKFDGVARLDRDKVLELKDVKKHFPLLKGALIKRRIGTVKAVDGLSFDIREGECLSIVGESGCGKTTTLLEIMEFHPDQVGEVVIGGVSNKVATDSKTKMAMRKEMQMVFQDPTGALDPRFTVYEVLAEPLENLGMPKAAVRKRIMELMRLVGLQADHVNRFPNQFSGGQRQRIGIARALAVNPKLVVLDEPVSALDVSVQAGVINLLDQLRAELGLSYLMVAHDLSVVRHISDRVAVMYLGKIVETGDVDEVFDNPRHPYTRALLSAIPVPDPNLERTRERIILQGDLPSPLDAPKGCNFATRCPVFAALPAAKQEKCLTLEPPLASEGQQEFACFFPDGEIDADMLVVHA is encoded by the coding sequence ATGAGCACCAACATCTCCCACACGCCTGCAGAGCGACTTCGCGACGCCGGGCTCTACGCACCCGGCGACGCCGTCCTTAGCGTCCGCGACCTCAACGTCCGCTTCAATTCCGAGAACGGCGTTGTCCACGCCGTGCGCGGCGTCGATTTCGACCTTATGCCGGGCAAAACCCTGGGCATAGTGGGTGAATCGGGCTCAGGAAAGTCCGTCACGTCCATGGCCATCATGGGACTCCTCCCCGAGACCGCTGACATCTCCGGTTCGGTGCGCTACAAGGGCAAGGAACTCCTCGGCCTGAGCGACAAAGCGATGTGCAAGCACCGTGGCAGCGATATCGCCATGGTGTTCCAGGACCCGCTCTCGTCGCTGACCCCCGTTTACACCGTGGGGAACCAGATCATCGAGGCCTTGACCGTCCACAATCCCACCATGAGCAAGCAGGCTAAAGAAGCCCGCGCCGTCGAGCTTTTGCGGATGGTGGGCATCCCGAGCCCCAAGGACCGGCTGAAGGCATTCCCGCACGAGTTCTCCGGCGGCATGCGGCAGCGCGTGATGATCGCCATTGCGATCGCCAACGATCCGCGGGTACTCATCGCGGATGAACCCACGACGGCGTTGGACGTCACCATCCAGGCGCAGGTGCTGGAAGTCCTGCACACAGCACAAGAGGAGACCGGCGCCGCGGTGGTCATGATCACCCACGACCTCGGCGTCGTAGCGGGAATGGCCGACGACATCATGGTCATGTACGCGGGCAAGCCGGTGGAAACCGGGACTGTGGAGGACATCTATTACAACCCGCGCATGCCCTACACTATGGGTCTCCTAGGCGCCGTTCCGCGCGTTGACACTGCCAACAAGCAGTCGCTGGTTCCGATCGAAGGCACGCCGCCCAACCTGGCCCTGCCCGTAACCGGCTGCTCGTTCGCGCCGCGCTGCCCGCTCGCCAGCGATGCCTGCCTGCACGGTGAGCCCGAGCTCTTTTCGGTGCCGGGTTCCCTAGGCCACCGGGCCGCCTGTATCAAAACTGACGAGCTGTCCGGCGACGCGGACGCGCACCAGATTTTCCAGGCGCCGCCCAAGCCCGTGTCAAAGTTCGACGGCGTCGCCCGCCTTGATCGCGACAAGGTCCTTGAGCTCAAGGACGTGAAGAAGCACTTCCCTCTGCTCAAGGGCGCGTTGATCAAGCGCCGGATTGGCACGGTCAAGGCCGTTGATGGCCTGAGTTTCGACATCCGGGAAGGCGAGTGCCTCTCAATCGTCGGCGAGTCCGGTTGCGGCAAGACCACCACGTTGCTGGAGATCATGGAGTTCCACCCGGACCAAGTGGGTGAAGTGGTCATCGGCGGCGTGAGCAACAAGGTAGCCACCGACTCCAAGACCAAGATGGCCATGCGCAAGGAAATGCAGATGGTGTTCCAGGACCCCACGGGTGCACTGGATCCGCGCTTCACGGTGTACGAAGTCCTGGCCGAACCGCTGGAAAACCTGGGCATGCCCAAGGCCGCCGTACGGAAGCGGATCATGGAACTCATGCGGCTCGTGGGCCTGCAGGCGGACCACGTCAACCGCTTCCCCAACCAATTCTCAGGAGGCCAGCGCCAGCGCATCGGCATCGCCCGGGCGCTCGCGGTGAATCCAAAACTCGTGGTGCTGGATGAACCCGTTTCCGCATTGGACGTCTCCGTCCAAGCCGGCGTTATCAACCTGCTGGACCAGCTTCGCGCCGAACTGGGCCTGAGCTACCTGATGGTTGCCCACGATCTCTCCGTGGTCCGCCACATCTCGGATCGCGTGGCCGTGATGTACCTGGGCAAGATCGTGGAAACCGGCGATGTGGATGAAGTTTTCGACAATCCGCGGCACCCCTACACCAGGGCCCTGCTCTCTGCCATCCCAGTACCGGATCCCAATCTGGAACGCACACGTGAACGCATCATCCTGCAGGGCGATCTGCCCAGCCCGCTTGATGCGCCAAAGGGTTGCAATTTCGCAACGCGTTGCCCCGTATTCGCCGCACTACCTGCCGCCAAGCAGGAGAAGTGCCTTACTCTGGAGCCGCCACTTGCTTCAGAAGGTCAACAGGAGTTTGCATGCTTCTTCCCGGACGGGGAAATAGATGCCGACATGCTGGTGGTGCATGCCTGA
- a CDS encoding type II toxin-antitoxin system Phd/YefM family antitoxin, which produces MGAADYFVSVADLRVHLSDTINRAAYGHERINITRRGKVAAVLISAEDLERFERLEDEADVRALKEAKAEDDGTRVGLDELLKENGINR; this is translated from the coding sequence ATGGGTGCTGCCGACTACTTCGTAAGTGTTGCTGACCTGAGAGTCCATCTCTCAGATACGATCAATCGCGCCGCATACGGGCACGAGAGGATCAACATCACGCGTCGGGGCAAGGTTGCGGCGGTGTTGATAAGCGCCGAGGACCTTGAACGTTTCGAGCGTCTCGAAGACGAAGCGGACGTTAGAGCCCTCAAGGAAGCTAAAGCAGAAGACGACGGTACCCGCGTAGGTCTTGACGAACTCCTGAAGGAGAACGGCATCAATCGTTGA